The following coding sequences lie in one Hippopotamus amphibius kiboko isolate mHipAmp2 chromosome 17, mHipAmp2.hap2, whole genome shotgun sequence genomic window:
- the CCL5 gene encoding C-C motif chemokine 5, which translates to MKVSAAALAVIVTVAALCAPASASPFASDTTPCCFGYLSRPLPRAHLQEYFYTSSKCSMAAVVFITRKNRQVCANPEKKWVREYINALELS; encoded by the exons ATGAAGGTCTCGGCCGCTGCCCTCGCTGTCATCGTCACCGTGGCTGCCCTCTGCGCTCCTGCATCTGCCTCCCCAT ttGCCTCGGACACCACACCCTGCTGCTTTGGCTACCTCTCCCGCCCGCTGCCCCGCGCCCACCTCCAGGAGTATTTCTACACCAGCAGCAAGTGCTCCATGGCAGCAGTCGT CTTTATCACCAGAAAGAACCGCCAGGTGTGCGCCAACCCAGAGAAGAAATGGGTGCGGGAGTACATCAACGCTTTGGAGCTGAGCTAG